The following proteins are co-located in the [Pasteurella] mairii genome:
- the cya_2 gene encoding Cyclolysin → MSNDNLALLAAAAYGKFTDIKYDKKIQDALKDNGNGLTEKQAIHFTATYEILAHQANTANGYSGTIVRNKHSHQVFVLHRGTEDVQDWVEDGLLVLGGLPYRQIVDAKKFVDENIKNGNISGDFTNVGHSLGKSIADIVHFTTNRSSGSIGFNGAGSSFLGDGQKVNISIPAWDISNLVKQSGNRALLEKLAKESGNVFAPSKGNVKNFVSLGPSIVASHLPYHQHGKIISFNNGATASHSISPFIEPMDWVAKLSSKYQIGLEEAVDLYNINGQYAYTFDKKYGMPRYDRDKAHLVLNRYMSENKNISATSLELYAKNEYLSHRGGISSMIDIGKNQYWQNYGLKSDNKVYIGNTGAIPSDYDSFYVTNQHKISLNKDVLNKSTKTSDLASSSILTDDRRIANHNLIAMKAIEVANMAASAIPKVRTPKINTILNGSQGKPYKIAIDPLILDLNGDGAKAVSYSDKSVLFDIDNDGGSLEETGWLSNQDGLLVQDLNNNGKIDNMAEVFSEYYAGKAGRNGESGEKRFKNGFEALSTLDSNGDRVFDHKDKGFNSVRVWQDKNHNGITDKGELQTLADLGITSVDLSYQDAGGQLFYGNELLAKGNFTRNGKKYEAAAVNFLANPRGHIITSMAGGKKTVTEAAGVLAKTSSFTAADDIARTLEAKRLGVENIQAGNGNDTLYGDDRDNWLAGGGGKDTFYGGDGDDVLLIDGDDLPENIHGGKGNDVVQVIGNKGVSLDLGKAEIEIAHGGRGNDVFFSSGNSSVFVRGGDGNDTIIGSIANDALSGENGNDSISGNAGNDLIRGHRGNDRLFGDDGDDILFGGSDDDILHGGYGNDTLLGEGGDDYLDGGEGEDTAEFSGNFADYKITKMGEGILISDKTQGRDGTDFLRNIERLNFKDITNYLAPTADTEWENPTPVEDILYQDSKGQRFDGSRPYIIKPSQLLKNDIDLQGDNLVIYQASNIRGGSLKELPNGDIEFTPLKGFNGIASFEYSIKDSKDVTSVSTQGKGELTGKVYLVPPHLPSDPDVIRQHYLDAANILPVWEQYSGKNIRIGQFEPSGPFSIAEEVADYRHFELRNKVDKSWLHDYEYKRQEDDKVFSKHATEVAGIMVAERNGEGGVGVAYDATVASYWVGADVSSLDKMKYYDVANHSWGHTQNFRQQISFSDKSKTIFDLYKPALTEGRHGLGTVIVNSAGNDRAKGGNTNYSELTNVRYGIAVASAELNAAFETKIAGYSNPGASVLVTAHGSNAYSSSREIVNENGSVLEEEYARNNGTSYSAPVVSGIVALMLEANPYLGYRDIQEILALTATTKGITDSQWQRNGAKNWNGTGMHVSHDYGYGIVDAQAAVRLAQNWNTQHTYDNEVKLESAFQSGTLNLAIDDNSGIQSSVDVSNAKIQLENVSVKLNLTHPRAGDLIVKLISPAGTESILMNRAGKDPNAETATGDVKFGESSTLNYTFNTALLKGEDPNGRWALQVFDVATGETGTLNHWSLSFYGRAYDGSDTYVYTNEFHNNQISHQLNDTNGGVDTINASAMDGVINVDLLSGKADLAGKALTIQNPQHIENIIGGDFNDVLLGNNGVNVLVGGRGNDTLSGLAGNDVLVGGLGKNTLTGGDGSDTFIIEKKSSGEDVIVDFKVGTDRLVLTGFDPLNVPTKAQQGKDTVITLQEQTIRLKNIKADSFLMDNIVLTKEVFKPYWLNQTDAYGFANSNDEVALPHMGVAFWGTEGDDRLFGGNGDDIIRGGSGRDIIVGEHAADSVMGGNDILYGDGGDDRIMGGGGNDTLYGGMGDDYLGGGAGDDIIYLEGDDTALSNSYRNQQYITLGQYNDVEFSWARGEGGSGSDRFVIVKDNSQNASKGLLKNLIWDFDLNDKNEKIDLSQFKGLHTVNISGFAVNGEQYSRIWLGEAKAGTQYITLRGISPDKIKEEMFIFSNEQADLPQLTYSISGSNKNDTLKGNAIGNVIDGKAGSDVMEGFAGDDVYLVDNVGDKVIEAKNEGYDTVKSSVSYTLPNHVEELQLTKNASINGTGNAENNRLVGNSGNNRLDGKAGFDTMIGKAGNDAYIVDSHLDKVIEKPGEGNDTVISSVSYTLPENVEHLELSGNHPISGTGNDKNNTIKGNAADNRLIGYEGNDTLNGMRGNDFLMGGKGNDTYHFNRGDGIDTIYDEQGEDTLRFANVNYNQLWFRKLDTDLEVSVIGTQDKVIIADWYGKNYKVETIVAANNKSLAHSDVDKLISAMSAFAPPTAGQISLPQEINTKINPVLAASWI, encoded by the coding sequence ATGTCGAATGATAATTTAGCCCTTTTAGCGGCAGCAGCTTACGGAAAATTTACTGATATTAAATATGATAAAAAAATCCAAGATGCATTAAAAGATAATGGGAATGGTCTGACTGAAAAACAAGCAATACATTTCACAGCCACTTATGAAATCCTCGCCCATCAAGCCAATACTGCAAATGGTTATTCCGGTACCATTGTTAGAAATAAACATAGCCATCAAGTATTTGTATTACACCGAGGAACGGAAGATGTTCAAGATTGGGTAGAGGATGGATTATTGGTGTTGGGCGGATTGCCTTATCGCCAGATTGTGGATGCAAAAAAATTCGTGGATGAGAATATAAAAAATGGAAATATTTCAGGGGATTTTACCAATGTGGGGCATAGTTTAGGCAAATCGATAGCGGATATTGTGCATTTTACCACAAATCGCTCCTCGGGTTCGATTGGTTTTAATGGGGCGGGTTCTTCGTTTTTGGGAGATGGACAAAAGGTAAATATTTCAATTCCGGCATGGGATATATCAAATCTTGTGAAACAGTCTGGAAATAGGGCATTATTAGAAAAGTTAGCAAAAGAAAGTGGGAACGTATTTGCTCCGAGCAAAGGCAATGTCAAAAATTTCGTTAGCCTTGGTCCGTCGATAGTGGCGAGCCATCTTCCTTATCACCAACATGGAAAAATAATTTCCTTTAATAATGGCGCGACAGCATCACATTCTATTTCACCTTTTATAGAACCTATGGATTGGGTTGCTAAATTAAGCAGCAAATATCAAATTGGTTTGGAGGAAGCTGTTGATTTATATAATATCAATGGGCAGTATGCATATACCTTTGACAAAAAATATGGGATGCCTAGATATGATCGAGATAAAGCCCATTTAGTTTTAAATCGCTATATGTCTGAAAATAAAAATATAAGTGCGACAAGCCTTGAACTTTATGCTAAAAATGAATATTTATCTCATCGGGGTGGTATAAGTTCAATGATTGATATTGGGAAAAACCAATATTGGCAGAATTATGGGCTAAAAAGCGATAATAAAGTGTATATCGGGAATACGGGAGCTATACCAAGTGATTATGATAGTTTTTATGTTACGAATCAACATAAGATTTCACTTAATAAAGATGTCCTAAATAAAAGCACTAAAACTTCCGATCTAGCCTCTTCTTCTATATTGACCGACGACCGGCGAATTGCAAATCATAATTTAATTGCAATGAAAGCAATAGAGGTCGCGAATATGGCAGCCTCTGCCATTCCTAAAGTAAGAACACCAAAAATTAATACAATTCTCAACGGTTCACAGGGTAAGCCTTATAAAATAGCCATAGATCCGCTGATTTTAGATCTTAACGGGGATGGTGCTAAAGCGGTCAGCTATAGCGATAAATCCGTATTATTTGATATTGATAATGATGGCGGGTCATTAGAGGAAACAGGATGGTTATCAAATCAAGACGGTTTACTTGTGCAGGATTTAAATAATAATGGCAAAATCGATAATATGGCGGAGGTGTTTTCTGAATATTATGCGGGTAAAGCTGGGCGCAATGGTGAAAGCGGAGAAAAACGTTTTAAAAACGGTTTTGAGGCATTGAGCACCTTAGACAGTAATGGGGACCGGGTATTCGATCACAAAGATAAAGGATTTAATAGCGTACGAGTTTGGCAAGATAAAAATCACAATGGTATAACCGATAAAGGCGAATTACAGACGTTAGCGGATTTAGGGATAACGTCAGTTGACTTGAGCTATCAAGATGCTGGCGGGCAATTATTTTATGGGAATGAATTACTTGCAAAAGGCAATTTCACTCGTAACGGTAAAAAATATGAAGCCGCTGCGGTTAATTTTCTAGCAAATCCAAGAGGACATATTATCACCAGTATGGCTGGCGGGAAAAAAACAGTGACCGAAGCCGCCGGCGTTTTAGCGAAAACCAGCAGTTTTACCGCAGCGGATGATATTGCTCGGACATTAGAAGCAAAGCGGTTAGGTGTTGAGAATATTCAGGCGGGAAATGGTAATGACACCTTGTATGGGGATGATCGAGATAACTGGCTTGCTGGCGGTGGCGGTAAAGATACGTTTTATGGAGGTGATGGTGATGATGTGCTGCTGATTGATGGTGATGATTTACCGGAAAATATTCACGGAGGAAAGGGAAATGATGTTGTTCAAGTGATTGGTAATAAAGGTGTGTCACTGGATTTAGGTAAAGCAGAAATTGAAATTGCACATGGTGGACGTGGGAATGATGTGTTTTTTTCTTCCGGTAACAGCTCTGTGTTTGTACGGGGCGGGGACGGGAATGATACTATTATCGGCAGTATCGCTAATGATGCCCTTTCGGGCGAAAACGGTAACGATTCAATATCGGGTAATGCTGGGAATGATTTAATTCGAGGGCACCGAGGGAATGATCGTTTGTTTGGGGATGATGGTGATGATATTCTTTTCGGCGGGTCTGATGATGATATTTTACATGGTGGTTATGGTAATGATACTTTACTCGGCGAGGGCGGTGATGATTATTTAGACGGTGGAGAAGGCGAAGATACAGCGGAATTCTCCGGAAATTTTGCCGATTATAAAATTACAAAAATGGGTGAGGGGATTCTGATTAGTGATAAAACGCAAGGGCGTGATGGTACGGATTTTTTACGCAATATTGAAAGGTTGAACTTTAAAGATATTACAAATTATCTTGCACCTACCGCTGATACTGAATGGGAAAATCCGACTCCGGTAGAAGATATTCTCTATCAAGACAGCAAAGGACAACGTTTCGACGGTTCACGTCCTTACATTATTAAGCCATCTCAATTACTTAAAAATGACATTGATTTGCAAGGCGATAACCTAGTTATTTATCAAGCTTCAAATATTCGGGGCGGATCGCTTAAAGAATTACCAAATGGCGATATTGAATTTACGCCGCTTAAGGGATTTAATGGAATTGCAAGTTTTGAGTATTCAATTAAAGATAGCAAGGATGTTACGTCTGTCAGTACCCAAGGGAAAGGGGAGTTGACAGGTAAGGTTTATCTTGTTCCGCCTCATTTACCGTCTGATCCTGATGTTATTCGCCAGCATTATTTAGACGCTGCCAATATATTGCCAGTTTGGGAGCAATATAGTGGTAAAAATATCCGTATTGGGCAATTTGAACCGAGTGGACCTTTTTCAATTGCGGAAGAAGTGGCTGATTATCGGCATTTTGAATTACGCAATAAAGTAGACAAGTCGTGGTTGCATGATTATGAATATAAACGTCAGGAGGATGATAAAGTATTTAGTAAACATGCGACGGAAGTTGCTGGTATTATGGTGGCAGAGCGTAATGGCGAGGGCGGTGTTGGCGTTGCTTATGATGCTACTGTGGCAAGCTATTGGGTAGGGGCTGATGTTTCCAGCTTGGATAAAATGAAATATTATGATGTGGCTAATCATAGTTGGGGGCATACTCAGAATTTTAGGCAACAAATTAGTTTTTCCGATAAAAGTAAAACGATTTTTGATCTTTATAAACCTGCGTTGACTGAAGGGCGTCACGGTTTAGGAACGGTTATAGTGAACTCGGCAGGCAATGATCGCGCTAAGGGCGGTAATACTAATTATTCGGAATTGACAAATGTTCGTTATGGGATTGCTGTTGCTTCAGCTGAATTGAATGCGGCATTTGAGACAAAAATTGCGGGCTATTCTAATCCAGGTGCAAGTGTATTAGTGACTGCACATGGTTCTAATGCTTATTCTAGTTCACGCGAAATTGTGAATGAAAATGGCTCTGTATTAGAGGAAGAGTATGCGCGTAATAATGGTACAAGTTACTCGGCTCCAGTGGTTTCGGGGATTGTAGCTTTAATGTTGGAAGCCAATCCTTATTTAGGGTATCGTGATATTCAAGAAATTTTGGCGTTAACTGCAACGACAAAAGGAATAACCGATAGTCAGTGGCAGCGTAATGGAGCTAAAAATTGGAACGGTACAGGAATGCATGTAAGCCATGATTATGGGTACGGTATTGTTGATGCTCAGGCAGCAGTGAGATTAGCGCAAAACTGGAATACACAGCATACTTATGATAATGAGGTTAAACTTGAATCGGCTTTCCAATCAGGCACATTAAATTTGGCAATTGATGATAATAGCGGTATTCAAAGTTCTGTCGATGTTTCTAATGCGAAAATTCAATTGGAAAATGTGAGCGTTAAATTGAATTTAACTCATCCAAGAGCGGGCGATTTAATTGTGAAATTGATCTCGCCGGCAGGAACGGAGTCAATATTAATGAATCGGGCGGGCAAGGATCCTAATGCTGAGACCGCAACGGGAGATGTCAAATTTGGTGAGTCATCTACATTGAACTACACATTTAATACAGCGTTATTAAAAGGGGAAGACCCAAATGGGAGATGGGCGTTACAGGTTTTTGATGTAGCAACAGGGGAAACAGGCACATTAAATCATTGGTCGCTTAGTTTCTATGGACGGGCGTATGATGGTTCGGATACGTATGTTTATACAAACGAGTTCCATAATAATCAAATCTCTCATCAACTAAATGATACCAATGGCGGAGTTGATACGATTAATGCTTCGGCAATGGATGGGGTGATTAACGTTGATTTATTATCAGGTAAAGCCGATTTAGCAGGAAAAGCCTTAACTATTCAGAACCCACAACATATTGAAAATATTATCGGCGGTGATTTTAATGATGTGTTATTGGGAAATAACGGAGTAAATGTGTTAGTCGGAGGGCGGGGGAATGATACCCTTTCTGGCTTGGCGGGGAATGATGTATTAGTCGGCGGATTGGGTAAAAATACGTTAACCGGTGGTGATGGGAGTGATACGTTTATTATTGAGAAAAAATCATCAGGTGAAGATGTGATTGTTGATTTTAAAGTTGGAACGGATCGCTTGGTGTTAACTGGTTTTGACCCGCTTAATGTACCTACTAAAGCACAGCAGGGCAAGGATACCGTTATTACGCTGCAGGAGCAAACAATTCGATTGAAGAATATTAAAGCTGATTCATTCTTAATGGATAATATTGTATTGACCAAAGAAGTATTTAAACCTTATTGGTTAAATCAAACGGATGCCTATGGGTTTGCGAACAGTAATGATGAAGTAGCATTACCACATATGGGCGTTGCATTCTGGGGAACAGAGGGAGATGATCGGTTATTCGGTGGCAATGGTGACGATATTATTAGAGGCGGTTCAGGGAGAGATATTATTGTTGGTGAGCATGCTGCAGATTCGGTAATGGGAGGCAATGATATTCTCTACGGAGATGGGGGTGACGATCGCATTATGGGCGGAGGCGGTAACGATACGCTTTATGGCGGTATGGGCGACGACTATCTCGGCGGTGGAGCAGGAGATGATATTATTTATCTTGAGGGAGATGATACCGCACTTTCGAATAGCTATCGAAATCAACAATATATCACGCTGGGACAATACAATGATGTAGAATTTAGTTGGGCGAGAGGGGAAGGCGGAAGCGGTAGTGATCGCTTTGTCATTGTTAAAGATAATTCACAGAATGCGTCAAAAGGGTTATTGAAAAATCTCATTTGGGATTTTGACCTTAATGACAAAAATGAGAAGATCGATTTATCCCAATTTAAAGGACTGCATACGGTGAATATTTCAGGATTTGCAGTGAATGGTGAACAATATTCACGTATTTGGTTAGGGGAAGCGAAAGCTGGAACGCAATATATTACGTTAAGGGGAATAAGTCCAGATAAAATTAAAGAGGAAATGTTTATTTTTTCAAATGAACAAGCTGATTTACCACAATTGACGTATTCTATCTCCGGTTCAAACAAAAATGATACCTTGAAAGGTAATGCGATTGGTAATGTTATTGATGGTAAAGCTGGTAGTGATGTCATGGAAGGCTTTGCCGGTGATGATGTTTATCTGGTTGATAATGTTGGAGATAAGGTTATTGAGGCTAAAAATGAAGGATATGATACAGTGAAATCCTCCGTTTCTTATACCTTGCCTAATCATGTAGAAGAACTGCAATTAACAAAAAATGCTTCAATTAATGGAACTGGTAATGCGGAAAACAATCGTCTCGTTGGTAATAGTGGCAATAACCGACTTGATGGGAAAGCGGGATTTGATACCATGATTGGCAAAGCAGGGAATGATGCCTATATTGTAGATTCTCATTTAGACAAAGTAATTGAAAAGCCGGGGGAAGGTAATGATACGGTGATTTCATCTGTATCTTATACGTTGCCGGAGAATGTTGAGCACTTAGAGTTAAGTGGTAATCATCCTATTTCGGGGACAGGTAATGACAAAAATAATACTATTAAGGGAAATGCAGCAGACAATCGTTTAATTGGTTATGAGGGTAATGATACTTTAAACGGTATGCGAGGTAATGATTTTCTGATGGGCGGTAAAGGAAATGATACGTATCATTTTAATCGTGGAGACGGAATTGATACTATCTATGATGAACAGGGAGAAGATACGTTACGTTTCGCCAATGTAAACTATAACCAGCTTTGGTTCCGTAAGTTAGATACTGATTTAGAGGTGAGCGTTATCGGTACACAAGATAAGGTTATTATTGCTGATTGGTATGGTAAGAATTATAAAGTTGAGACGATTGTCGCGGCGAATAATAAATCTTTAGCCCATTCTGATGTAGATAAATTAATCAGTGCAATGTCAGCATTCGCTCCACCAACAGCGGGACAAATATCATTACCACAGGAGATAAATACAAAAATAAATCCAGTTTTAGCAGCCAGCTGGATATAA